The nucleotide sequence GTCTTGAAGCAGGGTCTGGTCTGTCCCCCCTGCTCTGCCGCTGGGCCACTGACTGACTTCTGCAGCTCCCCTGAAGGAGGCTGGGAGGACACCTTCCCCGGAGCGGGGAGGACTGGGAGCCTGTGGAGTTTCCCAGCTTGAACAAGGGCGGTGCATCGTCTTCAGGAAATCCTGGGCATCCCAGTGCTGCAGCGGCtgcccctcctctttctcctgcttAATTTGATGTAAATCTGACTGAGGCAGAAGATCTCTGAAGGTCTCAACTTGGCTGGCAGGATATATTTTTCCTTTGGACTCCAGTTTCTCCCTTTGAATGGGTCTTCTCGGCCCATGCTCTTCCATTTTTATACTAGCttgctggaaaggaaataaacacaAAGTAAAATACCAGTgtagaataaaattcaagaataaaaacaaaagcaattaacCGTTAACCAGTTTTTGAATTGCTGTATATAACTActctttctatttattattttcaggcTGTGAATGACAATCGTTATGTCACCCAAACGCCTCCACCCATGCAAGAGAGGAAGTTATCCAAAGacttggggaaaccccaaggtttaCAGAACGCCAAAtaacatttgggggtgggaggaccaAGGCAGTAGTAGGGAAATCcaaaaacaacccagtgagaGGAGTGAGCATGTTCAGTGACCAGGGAATGCTGATTCTGGCTGCAACTTCCAGCATGTTGGAAAGGCAATAACAGATCTTTGTACATGATTAAGGTTGCGACAGTCCCacctaacatttaaaatatatgcctTCACCCAAGAAATCCTGCAAGCAgcagtctgttaagggtgctgagaactgtagcaatAAACTACTGTTCTcatgtttctttgggggaagccacgtgatttaaatgtatgattTCTGCAGAgcctaagaaacaaacaaacaaagggaatTTTGACcaacaaaaccaaacaacaaaATGAGCACAGTGCTGAGATAGGATAGAAGCTGTGATCTGGAGATAAATGATCCCCGTGGGTGCTCTTTGAAAAGGGTTTCTAAAGAACAACCAGAAGGGTCTTTTTTCCTAGATCTCATTGCTAATTCAGCAGAGTCTTGTGCTCTTATTTCTCCCCCAACCCAGCACTGGGGTTGGAAGGACAAAACATGCTGATTGTGTGTGTCTCTGCATACTTGAGAGAGTGTTTGCAAGACTTGTATGTATGCaagatgtgtgtgcatgcatgtgcatataTTGGCCACACAGCTCACTGGAATGTAGCCTCCAGAATCAATGCAGCCTTAAGCCCATAAATGTTTTGTTCCTCCTGCGCTATCAGAAAGATAACTTTGCTGCAGCAATGTATTAAAAACTGTGCCTAtttgtaacctcacttttcaggCTGTGATTCAGTCATATGAACCTGGCCattatctttaaaaatgtttcaacaGCTTTATAGGGTAGGCCAGTGTTATTCTATTTGCACTACACATGAGATTGCTGAGGCTGCAAGATGCGCCGAGATTTTAACCTCAGTGGGAAGCAAAGAGCATTTTGGAAATGGAGGCAATTTAGGTGAGGAAAACGGGGGTTGACGGAAGGACACCTCTTCCAACACAGCCTCTGCTCTGATGAAATTCAGAGTCCCCTGCAGCTGTTGAGGTAAAGTAAGAACATCAGGAGATATGACTGCAAACCTCCCATGTATACTAAAGTTTGGTCTAACAAGCCTTTTTAAAGTGGATTAGAGAGAaagtgcagggaggaggaatatTCAAAACCAtagctaaacagaacctccatgtctAGAGGTGCTGGACCTGTGacctccagatgctggaaacccagGTGAGAGAAGGGCACTTACCTTTTCCAGAAGCCCCTCAGTGTCTGGGGGCAGGGTCTGGTCTGTCCTGCCTGCTCTCCCGCTGGACCACTGGCTGTCATCCTCAGCTCCCCTGAAGGAGGCCAGGAGGACAGCATCCCCAGAGTGGGGAGGACTGGGAGCCAGTGGGGTTTCCCAGCTTGAATGAGGATGGTGCATCGTCTTCAGGAAATCCTGCCACTGGGCATCCCAGTGCTGCTGTGActgcccctcctctgcctccttcttAATTTCACATAAATCTGCACAAGGCAGAAGATCTCTGAAGGTCTCATCTTGGCCTGCAGGAGATCTTTTTCCTTTGGACTCCAGTCTCTCCCTTTGAATGGGTCTTCTCAGCCCCTGCTCTTCCATTTTCACACTACTctgctggaaaggaaataaacacaAGGTAAAATTCCAGTGTGGAATAAAACTcaagaatgaaaacaaaagcatttaaacGTTAGCCAgtttttgaaatactgtatataattacTCTTTCTATTTCTGATTTTCAATCGTTATGTCACCCAAACGCCCCCACCCATGCACAAGAGAAAGTTATCCAAAGACGGGAAAACCCCAAGGTTTACAGAACTACAaataatatttgggggtgggaggaccaAGGCAGTGGTAGGAAAATCcaaaaacaacccagtgagaggactgagcatgttcagtgaccAGGGAATGCTGATCCTGGCTGCAACTTCTAGATCTTTGTACATGATTAAGGCTGCGACAGACCCacctaacatttaaaatatatgcctTCACCCAAGAAATCCTGCGAgcagcagtttgttaagggtactgtgAACTCTTGCAAAAAAACTAGTTCAcatatttctttgggggaagccacgtgcTTTATATGTATGATGTCTGCAGAgcctaagaaacaaacaaacaaagggaatTTTGACGAACAAAATCAAACAACAAAATCAGCACTGTTCTGAGATGGGATAGAAGCCCTGATCTGGAGATAAATGATCCCCCTGGCTGCTCTTTGAAAAGGGTTTCTAAAGAACAACCCGGAAGTATCTTTTTTCCTAGATCTCATTGCTAATTCAGCAGAGTCTTCGTGTGCTgttatttctcccccaccccagcacttGGGTTCGAAGGACAAAACATACtgattgtgtgtgtctgtgtatacgTGAGAGTGTGTTTGCAAGAGTGTTTGTATGTATGCAAGATGTCATGTCTGGTGAGTATTTGCAGTATATTTGGCGTGTGTGCATGTGACCTTATGGTCTGCATCTCTATTCTGTGTGCGCATGCATGTGTATACATTGGCCACACAGCTCACTGGAATGCGGCCTCCAGAATCAATGCAGCTTTAAGCCCATAAATGTTCCATTCCTCCTGCTCCATCAGAAAGAATAATCAGATCTGAGACTATCAGGAGGAGAGAACTCCTGGATCTCGAGAGTTAATGTTCTCGCCATCCTATGGACACAAACTGCATTGATATTTCTCTTTAAATACTTggagatttttttcttaaaaatattaaacaatataGAAATGAGTAATAATCTGAACATGAATAACTAATTTCAATTTCACCTTCCTTACTCATTTACAATATTGTCATCAatgtttttattatcattaattcaTTTCCATACACCACTTCTTTGCATTCTCAAAACCGTCACCCACTTTAACTCCCAGCCTTCTTCTGAAAATTCAGCTGTGTTACTGAGGAAGGTGGAAGATAAaacctttaaagcaggggtccccaaactaaggcccgggggccggatgcggcccaatcgccttctaaatgcgaccCACAGTCTTAAGCCTGTTTCTTTAAAGGAATTCAATATTGTGCTGTGTCAACCAGTCCATCACAGAAAGCATGTCAACTTGCCAGACATAATGGttgtccctctcctctctccatgcATTTAACGTTGCATCTACTTTGGTCCGAAGAAAAGTTTTCTGCTTAGGACCCAAGGGGCTCAGTGTACCTTGATTTGGGGCAGGCAAAAGAAGCCATTTCCTTGCTAAATGAATCTTATGGACATCATTGCCACAAAATGCGGTGATGGTTGTGGCGGCTTAGAGAGCTTTAAAAGGCCATTGACGAAGGAGGGTGATAGGTTTATCAATGGCAccggcagaggaagggggggcaggagtaGGGGCCTGCAAAGGGTGCCACGGGCTGCAGAGTGAGAGGGGCACCTCCCTGCTGCCCTGCTCTTCCTCGCCTTCCCTCTCCGCCGGTGGGAGAGCGTGAGCTTGTGCCTGTGCTGCCGCCCCCTCAACCCACTCATCGCCCTTGCAGCCACCgcagggaggcagaagcaggcgAGAGGGAAGGACAGTCGGAGCGGAGGGAGGAccgtggaagaggaaggggctcCCCGATGAGGGACAGGGAGAGGGGCGGCAAACTCAGGGAGACAGAAGCCCCAGGTACGCCGCTCATCAGATCAGATGCAGCCTCCATCGCGAAGCAGAAGCTGCCTTTGCCCCCTCATTGTGCCCCTTGAGCTCAACATCGTCTAAAGGACTGaagggagcagctctccagggtctcaggcagggtccGTGCCAGCCTTAGCCAGAGATGTTTGCCCCTGTGCCCTCCTGCAGATGCCCTGCCCCCGAGCTGAGCCCGTTTCCCTTCCTGTCCGGTTGGGAAGCAGACTCCGGCTGGACTCGGGGCCTGATCCTTCCAGGCGAGGCGCAcgagctctcctcctccccctcttgctccgccctcctgcctccccccacccgcGCGTCCTGCACCTCTGACTCCTCGCTCCGTCCCTGCACCGGAATCCAGCTCCTCTCCGGGGAAACTCGCCAGGCCACTGCCCGCTGCTCCTCCGCCCTCCTAGGCGGGGGGACAGGAAAGTGCAGCCGCTCTCGAGTCCCCCTGGCTAGCCCCgtttcctgcctctctgagcATCGGAGCTCGCTGCCTGTGAGTTGGGCCCTGGGAGGCTGCAAGGCTGGATGCGCCCCCTTGCAAGGCGAAGGCATCGTGCATGCTGCGAGACTGCCCTGCTGCTTCTACTGTCCCCGTATTTGCAGCCCtctgcttctgatcctggaggttcTGCTCTTCACTGTCAgggcaaatgttgttgtttagtcgtttagtcttgtccgactcttcgtgaccccatggaccagagcacgccaggcacccctatcctccacccctaccatctcgtcctctgtcgtccccttctccttgtgccctccatctttcccaacatcagggtcttttccagggagtcttctcttctcatgaggtgtccaaagtattgcagcctcagcttcaggatctgtccttccggtgagcactcagggctgagttACTTAAGAATGGAtgtgtttgatctttttgcagtccgtgggactctcaagagtctcctccagaaccataattcaaaagcatcaattcttcagagaTGAGCTTTCTAAAAATAGGCacatcatgtataatgagataagaatccaatgtctctattcagacctggtctctccatagttttaagtttggtaataagttgcaattcagcagcttctctttccagtctatatctgaaattcttttgtaataagacagctactttgagatcttgtatagaatgtcctgggagactgaaccaggaggagaacacttcagtctcccagggcattctatacaagatctcaaagtagctgtcttattacaaaagaatttcagaaatggactagaaagagaagttgctgacgAATCAATGTCCAGTCCTTTATGTAATTCAGTAAGCTTTCCTCTTtctggtcccagagagagatcctaaGCTTCTTCATCACTACATAACTTAtttgcaactgctgctgctgcttctcctagcCTACTCCAGCAAGCACCCACTGGCTTCTCAAGTTTAAGCTTCCTTCTGTTAGAGCTCTGCAGCTTCTGTTTCCAGCCATGAGCTATTGGGAAAGATACCAGCCTCCTCTGATGCTCTTGTCAGAGTGGAACCTCTTGCCTAAGAGAGACTTCCCTTAATAgcattttatttacaatgcattcAAACACAGCATTGTATGTACATTAAGCATTATAACACTTGTTCCCTTCCAAGTAACAAGGACACTTACAAGCAGGTtgtcactttctttttctgttttgcttcactAGGCTGCCTCCTAGTTAGTGCCTGGGGGCCCTGCTGTTTGATTTGTCTCTGGTAAGTGTTGTAGGAGTTTTTAGGTTTTTTAgctgtatattttaaaaacaatctcTCATGAGACGTTTCATTATTTTGGTATTCTGACATTGCATTATTATTGCATTGCACAGGAGCACCTTTGCACAGCtgttaaaaatatgaaaaatgaattaaaatgtatTCTAAAGGGTTTCTATGGAAGCAgaacaagcattttattttttaaaaaatagaggaaATGAGGCCCAATTCTTAGTGATAATCCCAGGTTAATGATTAGAAGCCACACCCTCACAAAAACCTATGAAATGATTTTGTTAGGAAGAGTCAAGGTCAAGGTCCTTGTATTCCTGGGTTGCCTCTTCCTTGAgaaccacttgttgttgttgttcagtcgttcagtcgtgtccgactcttcgtgaccccatggaccagtgcacgccaggcacgcctatccttcactgcctctcgcagtttggccaaactcatgttagtagcttcgagaacactgtccaaccatctcgtcatccccttctccttgtgccctccatctttcccaacatctgagAACCACAGTTCTCACTTATAAGTGAGTCCTATGCTGCCTATAGCCAGCCCTGGTCAGCAATGTGCCTGCAACTctttgagccagttgaagtttctgagcacctTTGAAAGGCAGCCCCATGGAGAGTGTGTTacagtaaaccctacacaatgtGACACCAGACTGCTTTTTTGGGTGattatctgtttgttttaaacatatatgtgtgtgtgtgtgtgtgttttcaaggtGGAGGTTTGTAGCCAATGTTCTCCATAACTGCTTGACCGATTcacttcaaatttggacacaacgttcaaTGGTCATATGAGCATGTTTGTATGTACTtacactgaaaaacaaaaacaaaccacacctaAGAATGTGATTTTGTACAAAGAAAAGCGTCCTACAGTGGACGTGAAACACCACATACTAtagaacagacttcagaagaggaagggagggggagcggaacttgaggttggctcagccaataggctgttggcgggGGAGTGGGCGGATCAAGTTTCAACTGCCGCCAACCcgacaactccttgcctcaggctgggCCATTTCCAATTTTACAACAGTAAGCCATAGAGTTTCAGGGTGATCAGGGagagtgcaggggaggggaacaaagCATGCCGCGTGAGTGGCAGGaaggcaaaaatggggggggactgagaggagtTAGGCGGAAGTTCatcgggataagctgtgggaagccaggcgaaaacggggggggggagacgagacTGAGGAGGTGAGTGGGTGTaaggtgaaaatggggggggagactgagaggaggtaggCGGAAGTTCATCGGGATAAGCAGTGGGAagccaggcaaaaacgggggggggggagactgagaggaggtaggCAGAGGTTCatcgggataagctgtgggaagccaggcaaaaacggggggggcaggggagactgagaggaggtaggtggaagttcatcgggataagctgtgggaagccaggcaaaaacagggggcaggggagactgagaggaggtaggTGGAAGTTCATCgcgataagctgtggggaggcatgcacttTATCTTTTATATCTTCCTTTTCAATTTCACAAAATGACCtacagcaaggcgtggccgggtcagctacaATGCCTTTCAATGCAGCTCCATAAAACTTGATTGTGCCCTCACACTGCCCCTTTTTGTTTGTGGACTTTGATCCAAACGGGAAAAGGTTAAGAagaatccaccaccaccaccccgtgtCACCCTTAGGTGTGCTCAGCCTTCACCTGCTTCATGACTCCACCTTACATGAGAAGGAAGGATGGAGCTGCTGGAAACAGGATGTGGTCCTTCAACCAGCAAGGACATGGACCATCACAGACAGATCCCGCTCCTGCTGTGGAGTCAAGAGTGGCCCTGGGATggcagagagagatggggaaggggCCGGGGACAGAAGGAATGGCAGGGCTCCAGATGCTCCCTTGAACCCCTTCCTTGATTCCAAGGGGGGCTCTTCTTCTGGGGCTCAAAGCATTGGCGTGGAGGTTTGATTTTTGTCATGATTacaaggaagggaagaagggaaggtaaaacacacacacacacacacaccacactaagAACTGAATGAAAATATCCCTGTCTGAGCAAATAGCTACTGCAGAACATAACGTGAGGTTTAGCTGTGATGCTCACCTGCCTCCCTGGACTAGTCTTTTCTGGGGGTCAGGGAGCTGGGGTGGTCAATCAGCATGAAGTTCCCAGATTACTGTGAAGGTGTGTGTGCTCTTCGCAATAAACACCCTCTGCTCACTCAGACAGGTATTTACAGTTCTTTTTTATACATATGTACAAACAGGATAATACATCTCATGTGTCCAAATCATCCGGTTCAGATCCGGGAAGTGGTCTTATCCGGCTCCCCCTCCAACATGAGAGGCGGGGAAGTCCCATGTGACGCCTCTGATCCTTGCATTTTATCTCCCTCCTTTCATGAGCTGAAGGCACAGACTCAGTCTCCCCATCTGTCCCTGAGCTCCTGGTGCAGTGTTGAGGGTTTGCTTCAGCATCAGAGAGCCTTGTCACCTCCTGGCTCCCCCctgctctctccccttctcccttcatttcctgtctgtctgtttctaACTGTTCCCTTTCTGACTCTTCCCCCTGCCCCGACCCAAGGGTGTTCCTTGGTCATGCCATGACAGTTACCTTTGCTTTTAGTCAACTATTCCAGTTCATCATTCCTCCTCATTTCTATATGGAGGGTCAAAGGCTATGCACTTTGTATAGACATACCGGTAACTACATACTTGTATAGACCTAACTTCATGCTTCGTGCATCAGAAGAAGGGCATTTTGAAAGCATCCCTGTTtcagggtgggattcagtcaaaAACAGGCAAATTCAGGTAGCAGAACTGAAGCTGCTTTGGAGTTGTAGCAGAACAAACCCACTTCCGCAAAGGATTGGGCGCTCTGCAAGAAATAAAACAtccgggggggggcaccaaacTATTCAGTGGAATAGGTGAGAATGAATATTTTGTAAGGGAACACGGAGTAGAAAATTCTATATTGATATGGTTTTCCCCCTGTGTGCATTCGCTGGTGTCTCCTATGGTGTCCATGTTGACTGATGCCCTTTCCACATTCAAGACATTTAAATGTGGACATTTTCCGCATTCAATCCATTCAAATGCTTTCTCCCCCGTGTGTATTCTACGGTTTCCactatcactgaagctctttctacattcaatacatttaaatggtttctcccccgtgtgaattaGTTCGTGTTTCTAAGGTTACCAccatcactgaagctctttccacattccatacatttatggtttctccccagtgtgagttcgttggtgtgttctaaggcctccacttccactgaagctctttccacattccatacatttatatggtttctcctccgtatgagttcgttggtgtgttctaaggtctccacttccactgaagctctttccacattcaatacatttaaatggtttctcccccgtgtgagttcgttgatgtactttaagttttccactttgactgaagctctttccacattcaatacatttaaatggtttctcccccgtgtgagttcgttgatgtactttaagttttccactttgactgaagctctttccacattcaatacatttaaatggtttctcccccgtgtgagttcgttggtgtactATAAGTTTTCCACTTTgaccgaagctctttccacactccatgcatttatatggtttctcccccatgtgagttcgttggtgtgttctaaggtctccacttccactgaagctctttccacactcaatacatttaaatggtttctcccccatgtgagtttgttggtgtgttttaagtgcatcacttctactgaagctatttccacattctatacatttaaatggtttctcccctgtgtgagctCGTTGGTGTACTTTAAGTtttccacttccactgaagctctttccacactcaatacatttaaatggtttctcccccatgtgagttcgttggtgtgttctaaggcCTCCAatttgagtgaagctctttccacattcaatacatttaaatggtttctcccccgtgtgagttcgttggtgtgttctaaggcctccacttccactgaagctctttccacattccatacatttatatggtttctcccccgtgtgagttcgttggtgtgttctaaggtctccacttccactgaagctctttccacattcaatacatttaaatggtttctcccccgtgtgagttcgttgatgtattgtAAGGTgttcattttgactgaagctctttccacattcaatacatttaaatggtttctcccccgtgtgagttcgttgatgtactttaagttttccactttgactgaagctctttccacattcaatacatttaaatggtttctcccccgtgtgagttcgttgatgtactttaagttttccactttgactgaagctctttccacattcaatacatttaaatggtttctcccccgtgtgagttcgttggtgtactATAAGTTTTCCACTGTGatcgaagctctttccacactccatgcatttatatggtttctcccccatgtgagttcgttggtgtgttctaaggtctccacttccactgaagctctttccacactcaatacatttaaatggtttctcccccatgtgagtttgttggtgtgttttaagtgcatcacttctactgaagctatttccacattctatacatttaaatggtttctcccctgtgtgagctcgttggtgtgttctaaggcctc is from Lacerta agilis isolate rLacAgi1 chromosome 2, rLacAgi1.pri, whole genome shotgun sequence and encodes:
- the LOC117042639 gene encoding zinc finger protein 271-like — translated: MEEQGPRRPIQRERLESKGKRSPAGQDETFRDLLPCADLCEIKKEAEEGQPQQHWDAQWQDLLKTMHPPRSSWETPQAPSPPHSGDGVLLASFREAADDSQWSSGRAGGTDQTLPPDTEGLPEKESWPVEDVVIKSPKSEQDPLDTENIHLSAKAAGESEEEASFLGQEDEGQNSPEPPVNLLGRAKKQFKCMECGMCFSHRGTLRIHQRSHTGEKPFECMQCGKSFSESKTLRRHQQTHMGEKPFKCIECGKSFSKNESLRIHQQTHTGEKPFKCIECGNSFSRSDALRTHQRTHTGEKPFECIECGKSYSQNAHLRRHQRTHTGEKPFKCIECGNSFSRSDALRTHQRTHTGEKPFKCFECGKSFSQIGGLRTHQRAHTGEKPFKCIECGNSFSRSDALKTHQQTHMGEKPFKCIECGKSFSGSGDLRTHQRTHMGEKPYKCMECGKSFDHSGKLIVHQRTHTGEKPFKCIECGKSFSQSGKLKVHQRTHTGEKPFKCIECGKSFSQSGKLKVHQRTHTGEKPFKCIECGKSFSQNEHLTIHQRTHTGEKPFKCIECGKSFSGSGDLRTHQRTHTGEKPYKCMECGKSFSGSGGLRTHQRTHTGEKPFKCIECGKSFTQIGGLRTHQRTHMGEKPFKCIECGKSFSGSGKLKVHQRAHTGEKPFKCIECGNSFSRSDALKTHQQTHMGEKPFKCIECGKSFSGSGDLRTHQRTHMGEKPYKCMECGKSFGQSGKLIVHQRTHTGEKPFKCIECGKSFSQSGKLKVHQRTHTGEKPFKCIECGKSFSQSGKLKVHQRTHTGEKPFKCIECGKSFSGSGDLRTHQRTHTEEKPYKCMECGKSFSGSGGLRTHQRTHTGEKPFKCLECGKGISQHGHHRRHQRMHTGGKPYQYRIFYSVFPYKIFILTYSTE